The following proteins are encoded in a genomic region of Neospora caninum Liverpool complete genome, chromosome XI:
- a CDS encoding putative U3 small nucleolar ribonucleoprotein protein MPP10, with amino-acid sequence MVSAQTNPAAAPSSPSWPLDDSSGASPPTLSAESHPDGERPLEEATWSEEGWLETAAKQPLFLLLKDGESKSHRQMALKMTLRHLDSLIETTAGYEGGRSSRLQRAHGHRSFTSLLLRNSRREKESDSEDDALRLQGEGGRGSEGTVPEASASDADEAEYGQACGSAVSVQQVWALVDAEGKRLLRKLRRKVNDLHTAEMTSRRGLKRSRKERNKQGRGETEATADAPGFFQDATEGREWKERFLWLLPEYEENSEQETDFVSQEEDDGEEEDDGEEEDDELDEEEGDLGESEGNRVKRSRVDPEIGQDASSDSDSEGTAAGVTSDGEGEKKEDDDPFFSMEDMQRFVLQEEERELRRQDAEKKRLLDPSGETDEEEDSDVEDLYLEGTGEDDEEVRNLKFSDFFDDPVSGHHEEVDNVLSEKKKGKKRLDEENSQEYDSADEEKGFTFEEGEMDEEERHLQRELDRLERRLREDAHEKQRQRKGRATQDSSDIERDDSDDASSSLADSDEEESSQQDGKSLRNASLREVMAQSASLQSDIDKLEQELVSKKAWNLQGEAWAKQRPRNALLDVGPLDLPLLGAAVKDDKALEQADGLGKLGEDEDDEQGGAQKISKLSEYIEKIVRHRIEENMFDDVIRRTVVPPNKATNNQKDDPAAELDMEQSKVGLGDLYAMEYEQQVLGGAAGGSGKMSAEEKQKAELLEMFGSLMYKLDCLSNMSFRPAPPAVAEKAKLGGGDGIAALQVEEAVPVLLSGAMRKAPEELRKTSKEKEKDEMTQAERKAERRNKKERRRKRVLGQVRRGELTKEGLKERETKLAAKNKEQKVNRLNKKQTGLTQQEALAELRKNQRRVKVQELLSDAMKAVRKERRQKTTA; translated from the coding sequence ATGGTGTCAGCTCAGACTAACCCGGCCGCTGCcccctcttcgccttcttggcCTCTCGATGACTCCTCTGGGGCGTCGCCGCCTACCCTGTCGGCAGAATCTCACCCTGACGGAGAACGGCCGCTTGAAGAGGCAACATGGAGCGAGGAGGGGTGGCTCGAGACGGCTGCCAAgcagcctctctttcttttgctAAAGGACGGGGAAAGCAAGTCGCACCGACAAATGGCTCTTAAGATGACACTCCGCCACCTGGACAGTTTAATCGAGACAACGGCGGGCTACGAGGGTGGCCGGTCGAGTCGGTTGCAAAGGGCCCACGGTCACAGATCTTTCACGTCCCTTCTTTTGCGGAactcgaggcgagaaaaagagagcgacagtGAAGACGACGCTCTTCGGCTACAAGGAGAGggcggcagaggaagcgagggtACGGTTCCCGAGGCGTCTGCCAGCGATGCTGACGAAGCAGAGTACGGACAGGCTTGCGGGAGCGCcgtgtctgtacagcagGTTTGGGCACTCGTGGAtgcggaagggaaacgcctGCTGAGGAAATTGAGGAGAAAAGTGAACGACTTGCACACGGCAGAAATGACAAGCCGTCGGGGTTtgaagagaagcaggaaagagaggaacaagCAAGGCcgcggcgagacagaggcaacAGCTGATGCACCGGGGTTTTTCCAAGATGCcacagaaggcagagagtggAAGGAACGGTTCCTTTGGCTGCTACCAGAGTACGAAGAAAACTCAGAGCAAGAGACCGACTTCGTTTcacaagaagaggacgacggggaagaagaggacgacggggaagaagaggacgacgaactggacgaggaggaaggcgacttGGGCGAGAGTGAGGGCAACCGGGTAAAACGGTCAAGGGTGGACCCTGAAATTGGACAAGATGCGTCCTCGGATTCAGACTCAGAAGGCACCGCAGCAGGCGTCACTTCAGAcggggaaggggagaagaaagaggacgatgATCCGTTCTTTTCCATGGAAGATATGCAGCGGTTTGTTCttcaagaagaagagagggaactcAGAAGGCAGGatgcggagaagaaaaggttGCTTGATCCGTCAGGAGAaaccgacgaggaagaagactctGACGTTGAAGACCTTTATCTGGAGGGAACGGGAGAAGATGACGAGGAAGTACGAAATTTGAAGTTTTCAGATTTCTTTGATGATCCTGTGTCTGGTCACCACGAAGAGGTGGACAATGTCTTgtctgaaaagaaaaaaggaaagaagcgcctGGACGAAGAGAACTCTCAAGAATATGACTcagccgacgaagagaagggctTCACCTTTGAGGAGGGTGAAatggacgaagaagaaagacacctCCAGCGTGAACTAGATCGCTTGGAGCGCCGTCTGCGGGAAGATGCACATGAGAAACAACGTCAACGGAAGGGACGGGCCACCCAAGACAGTAGTGATATTGAAAGGGATGATAGCGATGATGCGTCTAGCTCGTTAGCTGACAGCGATGAGGAGGAAAGTAGCCAGCAAGATGGTAAGAGTCTGCGTAACGCTTCACTTCGTGAAGTTATGGCCCAGTCTGCATCTCTGCAAAGTGATATTGACAAGTTAGAGCAGGAACTTGTTTCAAAGAAGGCGTGGAACCTCCAGGGAGAGGCGTGGGCGAAACAGCGCCCTCGAAACGCCCTTCTTGATGTCGGTCCTCTTGATCTGCCTCTCTTGGGTGCCGCCGTGAAAGACGATAAAGCATTGGAACAGGCTGATGGCCTGGGAAAgctcggcgaagacgaagatgaTGAACAGGGAGGAGCACAGAAGATTAGCAAGCTCAGTGAGTATATTGAGAAAATTGTAAGACATCGCATCGAAGAAAACATGTTCGATGATGTCATTCGACGCACAGTTGTGCCACCGAACAAAGCAACGAATAACCAGAAAGACGATCCGGCAGCGGAACTCGACATGGAGCAAAGCAAAGTCGGGCTTGGGGATCTGTATGCTATGGAATACGAACAGCAAGTCCTTGGAGGAGCGGCAGGTGGAAGTGGAAAAATGTCAgctgaagagaagcaaaaggcTGAACTTCTGGAAATGTTTGGATCACTGATGTATAAACTAGATTGTCTGAGCAATATGAGCTTCCGGCCAGCTCCACCTGCCGTAGCGGAGAAAGCCAAGCTGGGAGGTGGGGATGGCATTGCGGCTTTACAGGTGGAAGAGGCTGTGCCTGTCCTCCTTAGCGGCGCGAtgaggaaggcgccggaGGAACTCAGGAAGACGtcaaaggagaaggagaaggacgagatgACGCAGGCGGAGCGCAAGGCCGAAAGACGGAATAAGAAGGAGCGACGTCGAAAGCGTGTGCTAGGACAAGTCAGACGAGGAGAGTTGACAAAAGAAGGGCTcaaggagagggaaaccAAGTTGGCGGCGAAGAACAAAGAGCAGAAGGTGAATAGACTGAACAAGAAACAAACTGGACTGACTCAGCAGGAAGCGCTCGCGGAATTGAGAAAGAATCAGAGACGAGTGAAGGTTCAAGAACTTCTGAGTGACGCCATGAAAGCGGTGCGGAAGGAACGCCGCCAGAAGACAACTGCCTAG
- a CDS encoding Fibrillarin superfamily, related has protein sequence MRGGFRGGGGRGGSGGGRGGGRGGPQKVLVVPHRFEGIFMSKGKADSLVTRNMVPGESVYGEKRLEVAEESGEKIEYRVWNPFRSKLGATIVGGVANMPIKPGSKVLYLGAANGTTVSHVSDIVGPEGVVYAVEFSHRSGRDLTNMAKKRQNIVPIVEDARQPLKYRMLVGMVDVIFADVAQPDQSRIVALNAHHFLKAGGWFVISIKANCVDSTAKPEAVFAAEVDKLRKEKCKPKEQLTLEPYHRDHAVVIGQYRVSKKKV, from the coding sequence GCGGGCCACAGAAGGTGCTCGTCGTTCCCCACAGGTTTGAGGGTATCTTCATGTCCAAAGGGAAAGCTGATTCCCTTGTCACTCGAAACATGGTTCCCGGCGAATCTGTCTACGGGGAGAAACGCCTAGAGGTTGCGGAGGAATCGGGAGAGAAGATTGAATATCGCGTGTGGAACCCTTTCAGGTCGAAGCTTGGAGCTACAATTGTTGGTGGTGTGGCAAACATGCCAATCAAACCCGGCAGCAAGGTCCTATACTTGGGTGCTGCCAATGGCACTACAGTTTCACATGTCTCCGATATTGTCGGGCCCGAAGGTGTTGTTTATGCTGTGGAGTTTTCTCATCGCTCAGGTCGTGACCTGACGAATATggcaaagaaaaggcaaaatATCGTCCCGATTGTTGAAGACGCTCGGCAGCCGCTGAAGTATCGCATGCTCGTTGGCATGGTTGACGTCATTTTTGCTGATGTCGCCCAGCCAGATCAGTCCCGCATAGTTGCCTTGAATGCTCACCATTTCCTGAAGGCGGGTGGTTGGTTTGTCATATCGATTAAGGCCAACTGCGTAGATTCCACTGCGAAACCTGAGgccgtcttcgctgccgAAGTGGATAAactgaggaaggaaaagtGCAAACCCAAAGAGCAGCTCACACTTGAGCCGTACCATAGAGATCATGCTGTCGTTATTGGCCAGTACAGAGTGTCTAAGAAGAAGGTCTGA